Proteins found in one Oncorhynchus mykiss isolate Arlee chromosome 3, USDA_OmykA_1.1, whole genome shotgun sequence genomic segment:
- the LOC118944450 gene encoding chloride channel protein 1-like, whose amino-acid sequence MPDGGVANNTFTMESYVSHTSSTKKPRPYSKCQDCVARIQRYIVTKLGEDWIFLVLLGLTMALVSWSMDYTSAKSLQGT is encoded by the exons ATGCCAGACGGGGGCGTGGCCAACAACACCTTCACCATGGAGTCATATGTCAGCCACACCTCCTCCACAAAGAAGCCCCGCCCCTACTCCAAATGCCAAG ACTGTGTGGCTCGTATACAGCGGTACATCGTGACCAAGCTGGGGGAGGACTGGATCTTCCTGGTGCTGCTGGGCCTCACTATGGCCCTGGTCAGCTGGAGCATGGACTACACCAGTGCCAAGAGCTTACAAGGTACATGA
- the fam131bb gene encoding uncharacterized protein fam131bb isoform X5: MEDTTSILPRLKRNNSNNYGIGALAKSSLTGVSGVNRSMKDKVTKPTSMAQGRMAHMIEWQNWDMSVVGPGGVSVPRKSTAEQEMERRLESDAYSDLSDGEKEARFAAGILQQFAISQATLMAWTSMDGESMRSGSNQGSVAHLSEVNQESITSRDQILHHSSADMWPNTYVAQGLYCLSSSDAWEPISNEPSGVASPAAGSYVMQQGGTSCDGYDGNALQQQQQQQFNLQQQSQLQQLQQLQQIQHYQQQQLLYQQQQSLEQRLHSANHSLQATPNSTIHSLAPATHAPLVDLWGAGQTESYQADIGGYNIGVAAVVEAALNVPSGDEGAGTDHSHLLEQQEEEDELKDEEVTLCMEPESATLTQRDEAITSGGSSPGQRSPGRSSPGQPPAQQITERKASDVSCGAIQMLEEKEEKQGSTVAAMATN; the protein is encoded by the exons ATGGAAGACACCACGTCCATCCTGCCTCGTCTGAAGAGGAACAACTCCAATAACTACGGGATCGGTGCTCTGGCTAAGTCCTCACTGACaggtgtgtcag gTGTGAATCGCTCCATGAAGGACAAGGTGACCAAGCCTACATCCATGGCCCAAGGCCGGATGGCACACATGATCGAGTGGCAGAACTGGGACATGTCTGTGGTGGGCCCGGGGGGTGTCTCCGTCCCACGCAAGTCCACGGCAGAgcaggagatggagagacggtTAGAGAGCGACGCCTACAGCGACCTCAGCGACGGGGAGAAAGAGGCTCGCTTCGCCGCAG GTATCCTGCAGCAGTTTGCCATCTCCCAGGCAACGCTCATGGCCTGGACCtccatggatggagagagcatgaGGTCAGGGTCTAACCAGGGCAGTGTGGCCCACCTCAGCGAGGTTAACCAGGAAAGCATCACCAGCCGAG ACCAGATATTGCACCACTCCTCTGCGGACATGTGGCCCAACACCTATGTCGCCCAGGGCCTCtactgcctctcctcctctgacgCCTGGGAGCCAATCAGCAACGAGCCCTCCGGAGTGGCCTCTCCCGCTGCTGGCTCCTACGTGATGCAGCAGGGCGGGACTTCCTGTGATGGGTATGATGGGAACGcgttgcagcagcagcagcagcagcagttcaACCTACAGCAGCAGAGTCAGCTCCAGCAGCTGCAGCAGCTACAACAGATACAGCACTACCAGCAACAGCAGCTCCTGTATCAGCAACAACAG TCTCTGGAGCAAAGGCTGCACAGCGCCAACCACTCGTTGCAAGCCACGCCCAACAGCACCATCCACAGCCTGGCCCCTGCTACCCACGCCCCATTGGTGGACCTGTGGGGGGCGGGTCAGACAGAGTCCTATCAAGCGGATATTGGAGGGTACAACATAGGCGTGGCAGCGGTGGTGGAGGCGGCTTTGAATGTTCCGTCTGGGGATGAGGGGGCGGGGACAGACCATTCCCATCTGctggagcagcaggaggaggaagatgaactGAAG GACGAGGAGGTGACACTCTGCATGGAGCCGGAGTCTGCCACTCTAACACAGAGAGATGAAGCCATCACCTCCGGGGGCAGTAGTCCTGGGCAACGTAGTCCGGGGCGCAGTAGTCCGGGGCAACCACCAGCACAGCAAATCACAGAGCGGAAGGCCTCTGATGTCAGCTGTGGAGCCATCCAGATgctggaggagaaggaagagaagcaGGGGTCCACTGTTGCTGCCATGGCAACCAACTGA
- the fam131bb gene encoding uncharacterized protein fam131bb isoform X3 — protein MGCIGSRRLTADGVPVKDGEQLSMEDTTSILPRLKRNNSNNYGIGALAKSSLTGVSGVNRSMKDKVTKPTSMAQGRMAHMIEWQNWDMSVVGPGGVSVPRKSTAEQEMERRLESDAYSDLSDGEKEARFAAGILQQFAISQATLMAWTSMDGESMRSGSNQGSVAHLSEVNQESITSRDQILHHSSADMWPNTYVAQGLYCLSSSDAWEPISNEPSGVASPAAGSYVMQQGGTSCDGYDGNALQQQQQQQFNLQQQSQLQQLQQLQQIQHYQQQQLLYQQQQSLEQRLHSANHSLQATPNSTIHSLAPATHAPLVDLWGAGQTESYQADIGGYNIGVAAVVEAALNVPSGDEGAGTDHSHLLEQQEEEDELKDEEVTLCMEPESATLTQRDEAITSGGSSPGQRSPGRSSPGQPPAQQITERKASDVSCGAIQMLEEKEEKQGSTVAAMATN, from the exons CTGTCTATGGAAGACACCACGTCCATCCTGCCTCGTCTGAAGAGGAACAACTCCAATAACTACGGGATCGGTGCTCTGGCTAAGTCCTCACTGACaggtgtgtcag gTGTGAATCGCTCCATGAAGGACAAGGTGACCAAGCCTACATCCATGGCCCAAGGCCGGATGGCACACATGATCGAGTGGCAGAACTGGGACATGTCTGTGGTGGGCCCGGGGGGTGTCTCCGTCCCACGCAAGTCCACGGCAGAgcaggagatggagagacggtTAGAGAGCGACGCCTACAGCGACCTCAGCGACGGGGAGAAAGAGGCTCGCTTCGCCGCAG GTATCCTGCAGCAGTTTGCCATCTCCCAGGCAACGCTCATGGCCTGGACCtccatggatggagagagcatgaGGTCAGGGTCTAACCAGGGCAGTGTGGCCCACCTCAGCGAGGTTAACCAGGAAAGCATCACCAGCCGAG ACCAGATATTGCACCACTCCTCTGCGGACATGTGGCCCAACACCTATGTCGCCCAGGGCCTCtactgcctctcctcctctgacgCCTGGGAGCCAATCAGCAACGAGCCCTCCGGAGTGGCCTCTCCCGCTGCTGGCTCCTACGTGATGCAGCAGGGCGGGACTTCCTGTGATGGGTATGATGGGAACGcgttgcagcagcagcagcagcagcagttcaACCTACAGCAGCAGAGTCAGCTCCAGCAGCTGCAGCAGCTACAACAGATACAGCACTACCAGCAACAGCAGCTCCTGTATCAGCAACAACAG TCTCTGGAGCAAAGGCTGCACAGCGCCAACCACTCGTTGCAAGCCACGCCCAACAGCACCATCCACAGCCTGGCCCCTGCTACCCACGCCCCATTGGTGGACCTGTGGGGGGCGGGTCAGACAGAGTCCTATCAAGCGGATATTGGAGGGTACAACATAGGCGTGGCAGCGGTGGTGGAGGCGGCTTTGAATGTTCCGTCTGGGGATGAGGGGGCGGGGACAGACCATTCCCATCTGctggagcagcaggaggaggaagatgaactGAAG GACGAGGAGGTGACACTCTGCATGGAGCCGGAGTCTGCCACTCTAACACAGAGAGATGAAGCCATCACCTCCGGGGGCAGTAGTCCTGGGCAACGTAGTCCGGGGCGCAGTAGTCCGGGGCAACCACCAGCACAGCAAATCACAGAGCGGAAGGCCTCTGATGTCAGCTGTGGAGCCATCCAGATgctggaggagaaggaagagaagcaGGGGTCCACTGTTGCTGCCATGGCAACCAACTGA
- the fam131bb gene encoding uncharacterized protein fam131bb isoform X4 — protein sequence MGCIGSRRLTADGVPVKDGEQLSMEDTTSILPRLKRNNSNNYGIGALAKSSLTGVNRSMKDKVTKPTSMAQGRMAHMIEWQNWDMSVVGPGGVSVPRKSTAEQEMERRLESDAYSDLSDGEKEARFAAGILQQFAISQATLMAWTSMDGESMRSGSNQGSVAHLSEVNQESITSRDQILHHSSADMWPNTYVAQGLYCLSSSDAWEPISNEPSGVASPAAGSYVMQQGGTSCDGYDGNALQQQQQQQFNLQQQSQLQQLQQLQQIQHYQQQQLLYQQQQSLEQRLHSANHSLQATPNSTIHSLAPATHAPLVDLWGAGQTESYQADIGGYNIGVAAVVEAALNVPSGDEGAGTDHSHLLEQQEEEDELKDEEVTLCMEPESATLTQRDEAITSGGSSPGQRSPGRSSPGQPPAQQITERKASDVSCGAIQMLEEKEEKQGSTVAAMATN from the exons CTGTCTATGGAAGACACCACGTCCATCCTGCCTCGTCTGAAGAGGAACAACTCCAATAACTACGGGATCGGTGCTCTGGCTAAGTCCTCACTGACag gTGTGAATCGCTCCATGAAGGACAAGGTGACCAAGCCTACATCCATGGCCCAAGGCCGGATGGCACACATGATCGAGTGGCAGAACTGGGACATGTCTGTGGTGGGCCCGGGGGGTGTCTCCGTCCCACGCAAGTCCACGGCAGAgcaggagatggagagacggtTAGAGAGCGACGCCTACAGCGACCTCAGCGACGGGGAGAAAGAGGCTCGCTTCGCCGCAG GTATCCTGCAGCAGTTTGCCATCTCCCAGGCAACGCTCATGGCCTGGACCtccatggatggagagagcatgaGGTCAGGGTCTAACCAGGGCAGTGTGGCCCACCTCAGCGAGGTTAACCAGGAAAGCATCACCAGCCGAG ACCAGATATTGCACCACTCCTCTGCGGACATGTGGCCCAACACCTATGTCGCCCAGGGCCTCtactgcctctcctcctctgacgCCTGGGAGCCAATCAGCAACGAGCCCTCCGGAGTGGCCTCTCCCGCTGCTGGCTCCTACGTGATGCAGCAGGGCGGGACTTCCTGTGATGGGTATGATGGGAACGcgttgcagcagcagcagcagcagcagttcaACCTACAGCAGCAGAGTCAGCTCCAGCAGCTGCAGCAGCTACAACAGATACAGCACTACCAGCAACAGCAGCTCCTGTATCAGCAACAACAG TCTCTGGAGCAAAGGCTGCACAGCGCCAACCACTCGTTGCAAGCCACGCCCAACAGCACCATCCACAGCCTGGCCCCTGCTACCCACGCCCCATTGGTGGACCTGTGGGGGGCGGGTCAGACAGAGTCCTATCAAGCGGATATTGGAGGGTACAACATAGGCGTGGCAGCGGTGGTGGAGGCGGCTTTGAATGTTCCGTCTGGGGATGAGGGGGCGGGGACAGACCATTCCCATCTGctggagcagcaggaggaggaagatgaactGAAG GACGAGGAGGTGACACTCTGCATGGAGCCGGAGTCTGCCACTCTAACACAGAGAGATGAAGCCATCACCTCCGGGGGCAGTAGTCCTGGGCAACGTAGTCCGGGGCGCAGTAGTCCGGGGCAACCACCAGCACAGCAAATCACAGAGCGGAAGGCCTCTGATGTCAGCTGTGGAGCCATCCAGATgctggaggagaaggaagagaagcaGGGGTCCACTGTTGCTGCCATGGCAACCAACTGA
- the fam131bb gene encoding uncharacterized protein fam131bb isoform X2, with the protein MGCIGSRRLTADGVPVKDGEQHGCSDFSWEGINLSMEDTTSILPRLKRNNSNNYGIGALAKSSLTGVNRSMKDKVTKPTSMAQGRMAHMIEWQNWDMSVVGPGGVSVPRKSTAEQEMERRLESDAYSDLSDGEKEARFAAGILQQFAISQATLMAWTSMDGESMRSGSNQGSVAHLSEVNQESITSRDQILHHSSADMWPNTYVAQGLYCLSSSDAWEPISNEPSGVASPAAGSYVMQQGGTSCDGYDGNALQQQQQQQFNLQQQSQLQQLQQLQQIQHYQQQQLLYQQQQSLEQRLHSANHSLQATPNSTIHSLAPATHAPLVDLWGAGQTESYQADIGGYNIGVAAVVEAALNVPSGDEGAGTDHSHLLEQQEEEDELKDEEVTLCMEPESATLTQRDEAITSGGSSPGQRSPGRSSPGQPPAQQITERKASDVSCGAIQMLEEKEEKQGSTVAAMATN; encoded by the exons CATGGATGTTCAGACTTTTCATGGGAAGGAATCAAT CTGTCTATGGAAGACACCACGTCCATCCTGCCTCGTCTGAAGAGGAACAACTCCAATAACTACGGGATCGGTGCTCTGGCTAAGTCCTCACTGACag gTGTGAATCGCTCCATGAAGGACAAGGTGACCAAGCCTACATCCATGGCCCAAGGCCGGATGGCACACATGATCGAGTGGCAGAACTGGGACATGTCTGTGGTGGGCCCGGGGGGTGTCTCCGTCCCACGCAAGTCCACGGCAGAgcaggagatggagagacggtTAGAGAGCGACGCCTACAGCGACCTCAGCGACGGGGAGAAAGAGGCTCGCTTCGCCGCAG GTATCCTGCAGCAGTTTGCCATCTCCCAGGCAACGCTCATGGCCTGGACCtccatggatggagagagcatgaGGTCAGGGTCTAACCAGGGCAGTGTGGCCCACCTCAGCGAGGTTAACCAGGAAAGCATCACCAGCCGAG ACCAGATATTGCACCACTCCTCTGCGGACATGTGGCCCAACACCTATGTCGCCCAGGGCCTCtactgcctctcctcctctgacgCCTGGGAGCCAATCAGCAACGAGCCCTCCGGAGTGGCCTCTCCCGCTGCTGGCTCCTACGTGATGCAGCAGGGCGGGACTTCCTGTGATGGGTATGATGGGAACGcgttgcagcagcagcagcagcagcagttcaACCTACAGCAGCAGAGTCAGCTCCAGCAGCTGCAGCAGCTACAACAGATACAGCACTACCAGCAACAGCAGCTCCTGTATCAGCAACAACAG TCTCTGGAGCAAAGGCTGCACAGCGCCAACCACTCGTTGCAAGCCACGCCCAACAGCACCATCCACAGCCTGGCCCCTGCTACCCACGCCCCATTGGTGGACCTGTGGGGGGCGGGTCAGACAGAGTCCTATCAAGCGGATATTGGAGGGTACAACATAGGCGTGGCAGCGGTGGTGGAGGCGGCTTTGAATGTTCCGTCTGGGGATGAGGGGGCGGGGACAGACCATTCCCATCTGctggagcagcaggaggaggaagatgaactGAAG GACGAGGAGGTGACACTCTGCATGGAGCCGGAGTCTGCCACTCTAACACAGAGAGATGAAGCCATCACCTCCGGGGGCAGTAGTCCTGGGCAACGTAGTCCGGGGCGCAGTAGTCCGGGGCAACCACCAGCACAGCAAATCACAGAGCGGAAGGCCTCTGATGTCAGCTGTGGAGCCATCCAGATgctggaggagaaggaagagaagcaGGGGTCCACTGTTGCTGCCATGGCAACCAACTGA
- the fam131bb gene encoding uncharacterized protein fam131bb isoform X1 — protein MGCIGSRRLTADGVPVKDGEQHGCSDFSWEGINLSMEDTTSILPRLKRNNSNNYGIGALAKSSLTGVSGVNRSMKDKVTKPTSMAQGRMAHMIEWQNWDMSVVGPGGVSVPRKSTAEQEMERRLESDAYSDLSDGEKEARFAAGILQQFAISQATLMAWTSMDGESMRSGSNQGSVAHLSEVNQESITSRDQILHHSSADMWPNTYVAQGLYCLSSSDAWEPISNEPSGVASPAAGSYVMQQGGTSCDGYDGNALQQQQQQQFNLQQQSQLQQLQQLQQIQHYQQQQLLYQQQQSLEQRLHSANHSLQATPNSTIHSLAPATHAPLVDLWGAGQTESYQADIGGYNIGVAAVVEAALNVPSGDEGAGTDHSHLLEQQEEEDELKDEEVTLCMEPESATLTQRDEAITSGGSSPGQRSPGRSSPGQPPAQQITERKASDVSCGAIQMLEEKEEKQGSTVAAMATN, from the exons CATGGATGTTCAGACTTTTCATGGGAAGGAATCAAT CTGTCTATGGAAGACACCACGTCCATCCTGCCTCGTCTGAAGAGGAACAACTCCAATAACTACGGGATCGGTGCTCTGGCTAAGTCCTCACTGACaggtgtgtcag gTGTGAATCGCTCCATGAAGGACAAGGTGACCAAGCCTACATCCATGGCCCAAGGCCGGATGGCACACATGATCGAGTGGCAGAACTGGGACATGTCTGTGGTGGGCCCGGGGGGTGTCTCCGTCCCACGCAAGTCCACGGCAGAgcaggagatggagagacggtTAGAGAGCGACGCCTACAGCGACCTCAGCGACGGGGAGAAAGAGGCTCGCTTCGCCGCAG GTATCCTGCAGCAGTTTGCCATCTCCCAGGCAACGCTCATGGCCTGGACCtccatggatggagagagcatgaGGTCAGGGTCTAACCAGGGCAGTGTGGCCCACCTCAGCGAGGTTAACCAGGAAAGCATCACCAGCCGAG ACCAGATATTGCACCACTCCTCTGCGGACATGTGGCCCAACACCTATGTCGCCCAGGGCCTCtactgcctctcctcctctgacgCCTGGGAGCCAATCAGCAACGAGCCCTCCGGAGTGGCCTCTCCCGCTGCTGGCTCCTACGTGATGCAGCAGGGCGGGACTTCCTGTGATGGGTATGATGGGAACGcgttgcagcagcagcagcagcagcagttcaACCTACAGCAGCAGAGTCAGCTCCAGCAGCTGCAGCAGCTACAACAGATACAGCACTACCAGCAACAGCAGCTCCTGTATCAGCAACAACAG TCTCTGGAGCAAAGGCTGCACAGCGCCAACCACTCGTTGCAAGCCACGCCCAACAGCACCATCCACAGCCTGGCCCCTGCTACCCACGCCCCATTGGTGGACCTGTGGGGGGCGGGTCAGACAGAGTCCTATCAAGCGGATATTGGAGGGTACAACATAGGCGTGGCAGCGGTGGTGGAGGCGGCTTTGAATGTTCCGTCTGGGGATGAGGGGGCGGGGACAGACCATTCCCATCTGctggagcagcaggaggaggaagatgaactGAAG GACGAGGAGGTGACACTCTGCATGGAGCCGGAGTCTGCCACTCTAACACAGAGAGATGAAGCCATCACCTCCGGGGGCAGTAGTCCTGGGCAACGTAGTCCGGGGCGCAGTAGTCCGGGGCAACCACCAGCACAGCAAATCACAGAGCGGAAGGCCTCTGATGTCAGCTGTGGAGCCATCCAGATgctggaggagaaggaagagaagcaGGGGTCCACTGTTGCTGCCATGGCAACCAACTGA